A segment of the Mauremys mutica isolate MM-2020 ecotype Southern chromosome 7, ASM2049712v1, whole genome shotgun sequence genome:
GACCGACTGACACTGACCAATGTTGTGTCATTCCTACAACTTCCTCTTTTGACGGTGATGCATTCAGCTATTATCATGCTCATTGGCTGGAAGAAGTCTAGGTAGACAAATCAGAACTGTACAACATACAGTACTTGCAAAAATATGGTAAATGGTAACCCTCAGTTACTCCTGTTTCTGCTGTAGGACTTGAGATTTTATTCATCATTTATTTATTCACTCCAGATTATGAATTAAGATACTTAAATATGTTCAGAACCTGTAGCCAATACCACTGATTGTATAATTTAGTAGTGCAAACCAAGCAAACACTCTGGTCAGGCAAAAGAAGAGATTGGATGGGAAAAAAAGATCTTTTAGTTACCAAAAGACTAATAATTTTATGGACAAATATTTAATCTAGATCAATGAAGTCCAACCAGAAATTTTCTCCAAAATATTATTGATTCACAAGTCAGTAGAAAGATTCATAAAACAAATTCTAGAGAAATAGATAATGAACACTTAAAAAGTTtagactcagggtatgtcttcactgcagttatcCCAAACTCTTACTTTGGTGCTGCCCCTAATCTCCACACACACAATCCTCTGACCCATGTTTTAGTGGTGCTTTCAACCCAGAGTAGGTGCCCCATCTTGGGCTGCAGGTCAAAGCCTCAGTGAGGCTTTTCCTTGGGTTGATAAGCTACCCACTTCGCAGTGAAGACGCAGtctaagggcacgtctacacttacctccggagcaatcgatccagcaggggttgatttatcgtgtctagtgaagacgtgataaattgaccgctgagcactctcccatcaactccggtactccaccggagcgagaggtgcaggtggagtcaatgggggagcatcagcagtcgacTTTCCACAGTAAAGACACCACGGTAAatagatctaagtatgttgacttcagctgttattcatgtagctgaagttgtgtaacttagatcgattacccccaccccccatgtagaccaggcctaaatcacTGGAGTGCTTGGTAGTCTTCCAAtatcttcccacaattcccccccaTGTGCTCAGAAAGACAGAAAAGTTCTCCCAGAATTtactgggaaagaatcatagagCAGCTCAGTTTACTGCAGTGCTAAGAACCATATGAGATGACcctgtgtcataactataaagggaagggaacagccctcctgtgtacaatactataaaatccctcctggccagagacaccaaaatccttttacctgtaaagggttaagaagctcaggtaacctggctgacacttgACCCAAAGGATCAAtaagggaacaagatactttcgaatcttggtggggggaaggcttttgtttgtgctctttgtttttgggggtggttcgctcttgggactaagagggacaggacatcagtccatgctctccaaatctttctgaacaagtctctcatatttcaaacttgtaagtaacagccaggcaaggcgtgttagtcttagctttgttttctcaacttgtaaatgttcctttttgctaagaggatttacctctgtttgctgtaactttgaaactaaggctagagggggttcctctgggcattatgaatctgattaccctgtaaagttattttccattctttctttaattaaaagccttctttttaagaacctgattgattttttccttgttttaagatccaaggggattggatctggactcgctaggaattggtgggggaaaggaggggggatggttaaattctccttgtgttaagatccaaggttggatcggtgttcaccaggaacttggtgaagaagtctctcaagactatccagggaagggagttagtatttgggagtggtggcagcaaaaccagatctaagctggtagttaagcttagaggtgttcatgcaggtccccacatctgtaccctaaagttcagagtggggaaggaaccttgacaccctGGAAGTCCTAGCAACACACCTGGGTAAGTGCAGTATCAGTGTAACGACACTAACTCAGTTTACAGGATGGCTGCTCACACCTGTTCTAGACTAAATTGGGTGCTCAGACCCAGGTGCTGATCacctgagttaactctgcagtgaaaagtCTGATGCCTACGTCAAATTTTACCACAATGGTTTGAACCATTCCAACTTTGTCAGTTGGTATGCTGACACTCCTGGGCATCTTTCCCTCAGCATAATAGATTAATGGACATGTCTTCATATTTGTAAGTCGAGATCTAGAttcctctttcttctcctctttGCTTTCCAAACCTAGACTCAGGTTCCTTAACTACCAGTTTGGTCTTTAGGCACAAGGCAAAGTTTGGTAGATATGATGATAAACCACTTCCACTCCATCTTTCAAAAGTTATGTCATCTCAAGATAATTATAACATAACAATGGTTCTCGGGTTACTAGGGCAAGTGTTTTCAACATCTAGTTCAGGAAGATGAATGTTTTGGTagcacatttttttcttctttgccatCTGTGTGCAATGTAGCTGCCTACTGTTATCTGTATGTGCTGTACAAGGACGCTGATCATTTGTGTGTACAATATAGCGTAGGTATAGATGGAATATAGAGTATGTGTTAGATAACAGTTCTATATGTTGCATCTTTGTCTCCTATATGTTCTGTAACTTGAAATACTGACATCTCCCCATCTGTCAATATTTTTAGGCAGCCCCCGTGAAAAAGAAGCGTCCTCCAGTGAAGGAAGAAGATCTCAAAGGGGCTAGAGGAAAGCTCTCCACCAACCAGCAAATTAAATCCAAAACCTACCAAGTCATGAAGCAATGCGGTAAATCTCTTATCTGTTTACAGTACTACAAATGCTAAAGCAATCTTCAAAGTAAAACTTGAATTTAACTGATAATCCCAGCTGAAGTGCAAGCTCTCTAAACAACAGCCAAACTAGTTTCATTCAGGCAACCTCCATTCGTGTACAGCAAAAAGAAATTTTTCTAATAATAAATGGAGCTTATTCATGTTTCCAAGGAGTACAGTATATGCATTAAGGCACATAAATGTAAAACTGGCAGAACCCTCTGCTGAAATGCAGGCACGATAATGCTCATATATTTTGCCCTGGTTGTGTGGATCACCTGAGAGGAAGGGCAGGAATTGGTCTGCTTCCCACTCTTCTTCCACCTATTAGGTTCTCACTAGCTGGAGCTCATAAGGTGAAAGGCTCTGCAGCAAAGTGAGCCTCTGCCTCCAGACTATACTGACTGAGCATTACAGGCTGTGAAGTCCTGCCATGGATTTGACTTCTGGAACATGGGCTAAACCACGTTCTTACTCCCTAATTAATGTCAGTGTGTCTTCCTTGAATAAGCATTGAGTTTAAAAAGGAGTCAGGACTAGAGCATTTGATCCTATGTTGGGAGATGCCTGGGATGTCAGGGGAATATATATATTAGCTGTGCTTGGACTACAGGACATAAACAGGGAGAAAGAAGAGAAATTTCTTATTGAAATCTCTCACCTGGTGCTCATGGTTTGTCATGAGGAAAGATGGGGTTTAAATTTGAAATCCCATACTCTGAATTTAAAACTCTGTTTTGAAAGCTTTAAATGTAGCTGCAGGGATTCTTTCCACAGAGGAATAAGTTAAAGATACTGGCCAAGATGTTTGGCAATTGGACTACACTGCCTTTGAGAGTCTACAACATTATTCAGAACAATAGTACTATTGTATAGTGTTGAGCAATGCAACTGTGTGTGCTGCAAACCCATACATTTTGTACCACTGAGTACACTTGACAGGTCCTGAATTTCCATGCATTTGAATGGGGTGATGTATTTCATCACAGAAAAAGTACATGTTCCAGCAGCACAGCTATTATTGGCATAAATCTTTTTCACTGATTGACTCCTTTTGTTCTTCATTTTCAAGAACAAGAGGGCTCTGCGGCACCTTCCATATTCAGTCAAGATCGGACAGGAGGTGAAACAGCCTTTGAGAAGCCTAAAGAAGAGCCACCAAAGAGCATCTTTGGCTGATAACCAAGTTTAACCTGTGTGACAAAGATCCCTAATGTAACACTTAATCCCAAATTGCTGTCGCTTATACTAAACTTATTGCTGCACTAGTAAATCAACTTAATTCTTTCAAATTAGTCATTAATTAGGAGGACTACAACTTCCTTTTATAAGTTtaagtattttctttctttattgtaCATGCTGTAATGGTTTCAATAAGAACCTAGTCACTGGACACAGGCCGGCATAGTAATGACCAATTTCTACTTAAATGACGTATGTGGTTTTTTTAAGACTTATGTTCCAGAGCTGTGATCTAGTTAAATTTTCGATATAATCTTAAGTGCAAAACTAGTAAAATAAATGAATGATATGGATTTGATTTCAGTACAATTCCTTCTAACTGTAAATGTTTTTATACTATTGCTATTTTCACAGTTGACCACATAATTTTGCAAAAACATGATAAAAGACTTTTTATCTGTAGTTTTTTCCTGATATTGTCCTGTACTTCTGCTTGCCACACTGTACTTAAGGATTATGGTGAGTAGGATGGGTTATTTACTGCTAACAAGTGAGATGAAACCATGTCAAATTGAATACCACACATCCACAACTCTAGACAGCTTTGTGCAGAGCATCAGGGTCAATTTGAACAGAGCTGAATCAAATTGAAAGGATTGGATGGGGATGCAAGAGAAGGAAGGATGATTCAGTGGTTGGAGTGTGAGCATAGAACCCTAGACATCCAGGTTAAATTCTTTGCTCTGCCaccaacttcctgtgtgaccttgggaaagtcacataCTCCGCCTGTGGTTCCGTTCactcccatttgtaaaataggcaTAATAACACTGCCCCACCTTACTGGGTGggatgaggataaatacattaaaagctaGGAAGTGCTCATACACAACAGTGATGAGGGCTACACAGTACCTAAGCTAGAGGCTTTATGGATTTTAGAACTATTTAAAAACTATTGAGACAGATACATTAGGTTCCATCCAGCATTACAAAACGGTGCACTGAAAATATGACTTACACCAACATGGCTGTCAAGCTGTGACACctgaaaagatattttaaaaagaatgagtgctgttttaactcatATTGCAACACCTCTATAAATTGATCTAGAATAAGTCTGCTTCCCTATATGTGCAACTTGTCTGCACCAAACATCTTTCAGAATGGCACAGCTATTGCTACTCAGATGCATTGTGACATGCACACAATGGGCAGCAGGTGTTCTCAAAGCAGATAAGCTACATTTAAAGTCAAAAGTTCTTTTTCTAGGAATACTAGAATAATACATTACATGCTACTGTGCTATATCTTCAAATTCAGGGGAATTAGTTTGGCTAAAATAAGGGTTTGACATAACTTTGAGCCAAACCAAGTTTTTCTAAGGCTCAGAATATTCAATACATTTTTTCTAGCCtttatttttcacttttataAAACTGCATTGGTTAGCTTTTGATTCCAGCCAGATCGAAGGAGCCGAAATGGCTTGAGGTTTTCCTCTGGGTATTTCCAGCCTGactagaataaaaaaaaaaatctgtctagggaacTTGTTCATGCGAGGAGGTTTCCAGATCATTTAACCTTGTGAGATCCCCACATCCTTTTTTCTAAAAAGGATTATACTTCATCTTCTTTGAAATATAAAACTTGCCTGTTGAACTGTCCGTTCAGATGACAAACACTGATGGGggatttttattacttttttccTTGCACATGCATGGGCTTTTCTAAAGAGAATTTCTACAATTTCAAGTAGATGAATGAAGACATGGAGAGAACTGCTGACGGGCATTATCTCAGAAAGCACCTTTCCTTAATTTTATGATTCAGGAACATTTTGTAAAGttcatctcccccccccgcccaacatCTGAAAACTAGGGAGAATTCTGAGGATACTTAGGGCAAGGCTACACTACAATgctacatcagcacagctgccCTGCCATAGCATGTCTGCTGAAGACgcactatgctgatgggagagtgtctcctgccaacatagctccTGGGTGGACAGTGCAAAACTTGTGTTGCTTGAGGTGGGAGTGGGCTTTCTCacgcccctgagtgacataagttatatcgACTTTagctatagtgtagacctgcccttagtattTTAAAAGAGGAGAATAGTGTTTTAATTTGCCTGCTTTCCTGTATGGGGATCATGAGA
Coding sequences within it:
- the MUSTN1 gene encoding musculoskeletal embryonic nuclear protein 1; the protein is MSTPAMSQAAPVKKKRPPVKEEDLKGARGKLSTNQQIKSKTYQVMKQCEQEGSAAPSIFSQDRTGGETAFEKPKEEPPKSIFG